A genomic region of Desulfosarcina ovata subsp. ovata contains the following coding sequences:
- a CDS encoding IS110 family transposase produces the protein MKKIVKYVGLDVHKDSITIAIADEGRDGNVRVYGKISNDLGQIDNVMRKLISQNAELHCVYEAGPCGYPIYRHLTSKGIDCVVVAPALIPKKTGDRVKNDRRDATHLATLHRSGELTPVYVPDQADEALRDLVRARKDIQISLRKVKQQINAFLLRQGINYPGKSKWSKAHLNWLADLKMPHPAQHIALTEYLDAMGDHEARVKRIEKAIEQCCQTSRLLPVIEALQALRGISLLSAVTVVAELGDLSRFDTPAQLMAYLGLIPSEHSSGGTIKKGPITKTGNTHARRTLIESAQAYRMPARKSKAIRKRQEGLPDDVLDIAWNAQLRLCHRYRRLIAKGKNHNVVITAIARELAGFIWAIARAVPIVAAER, from the coding sequence GTGAAAAAGATTGTAAAGTATGTTGGTTTGGATGTCCACAAAGATTCGATTACCATTGCTATCGCCGATGAAGGACGTGACGGAAACGTTCGAGTGTATGGAAAAATCAGCAACGACCTGGGGCAGATTGATAACGTCATGCGAAAACTGATTTCACAAAACGCCGAATTGCATTGTGTTTATGAAGCAGGTCCATGCGGATATCCAATCTACAGGCATTTAACAAGCAAGGGAATCGATTGCGTTGTCGTTGCTCCGGCGCTGATCCCCAAAAAAACCGGTGATCGGGTTAAAAACGATCGCCGAGATGCAACCCACCTGGCGACGCTCCACCGTTCCGGAGAACTGACGCCGGTGTATGTCCCCGATCAGGCCGATGAAGCACTTCGTGACCTGGTACGTGCACGAAAAGACATCCAAATATCGCTCCGCAAAGTCAAACAACAGATCAATGCCTTTTTATTGCGACAAGGGATCAATTATCCAGGTAAAAGCAAATGGAGTAAAGCGCATTTAAATTGGCTGGCGGATCTGAAGATGCCGCATCCGGCCCAGCACATTGCCCTTACCGAATACCTGGACGCCATGGGAGACCATGAGGCCCGCGTTAAGCGCATCGAAAAAGCGATTGAGCAATGTTGCCAAACCAGTCGATTGCTTCCGGTTATCGAGGCTCTGCAAGCGCTCAGGGGGATTTCTTTGCTCAGCGCGGTGACCGTCGTCGCTGAACTGGGGGATCTGAGCCGTTTCGATACGCCGGCACAGCTGATGGCCTATTTGGGTCTGATCCCATCGGAGCATTCAAGCGGTGGCACCATCAAAAAAGGCCCCATTACCAAAACCGGCAATACCCATGCCCGCAGGACGTTGATCGAATCGGCTCAGGCCTATCGTATGCCGGCCCGGAAAAGTAAGGCGATCCGTAAACGCCAGGAAGGCTTGCCGGACGATGTTTTGGATATTGCCTGGAATGCACAGCTACGACTATGCCACCGCTACCGCAGGTTGATTGCAAAGGGCAAAAACCATAACGTGGTCATCACCGCGATTGCACGCGAGTTGGCCGGTTTCATCTGGGCCATTGCCCGGGCTGTTCCAATCGTGGCCGCTGAAAGATGA
- a CDS encoding flavodoxin family protein, producing MGCLETNQCVIKDDGVELAEKAKKADALVIAGFTPYSTLDSRTKAFIERLYPLRHKHGFMATKPGGAVITCCVSEDNDALPPACQMGVNAVQFYMMEEGMNFVGAVKIQGNVPCVKCGSGDECKMSGIKMLYGENATVNSVGIKTFENQSIAIEAATELGRKIAQALKKM from the coding sequence TTGGGATGTCTCGAAACCAATCAATGTGTTATAAAAGATGACGGTGTTGAGTTAGCTGAAAAAGCAAAAAAAGCTGATGCGTTAGTAATAGCGGGATTCACTCCATATTCCACACTTGATTCTCGGACAAAGGCATTTATAGAACGCTTGTATCCATTACGTCATAAACATGGATTTATGGCTACCAAACCAGGAGGTGCGGTCATCACGTGTTGTGTCTCAGAAGATAATGACGCGTTGCCGCCTGCATGCCAAATGGGTGTTAACGCTGTTCAGTTTTATATGATGGAAGAAGGGATGAACTTTGTAGGTGCGGTGAAAATACAAGGGAATGTTCCATGTGTTAAATGTGGGAGTGGGGATGAATGCAAAATGTCTGGTATTAAAATGCTTTATGGAGAAAATGCAACTGTCAATTCGGTTGGTATAAAAACATTTGAAAACCAATCAATAGCAATTGAAGCAGCCACAGAACTGGGAAGAAAAATCGCTCAAGCCTTAAAGAAAATGTAA
- a CDS encoding IS1634 family transposase yields MTIGVFSVIQDGMYIRRTTIKSKKDGETYFTHRLVESVRVGNKVKQRTIINLGKNFPFPREQWPDIACRVEGIINGQSSLFKLPEKIEQAAQHYAAQIIQTRSSQNNNTDKNDSIDAPDYRLIDIDSLELIRPRSVSIEHVSHETFLKLQLDKIFEGLGYNNHQIAAAIGSIVGRMAVPGSELSTHYWLQNRSGLGELIGYDYESMSLKRIYEISDRIYKDKEAIERHLYNRERFLFGFEEIITLYDLTNTFFEGSCKYNELGKHGKSKEKRSDCPLVTLALVLDSSGFPRRSKIFSGNVSEPSTLEEMISSLNKPSESSLEDDKQMSVFDKKKPVVVMDAGIATNDNVQWLQANHYRYLVVSRKRYREFDHDKAVEVKRDKDYIVKAYKKYVKETEETEIYCHSSEREKKDQSIQNRFSERFEADLKSLNDGLNQKGRLKIYEKVVEKVGRLKQKYTKAAKNYEITIHKDKGSKKATKITWKIKKNSDSSDSNPGVYCLRTNLNDLDETILWRTYTMLTDLEAVFRSLKSELGLRPVFHQITRRVKGHLFITLLAYHHVHTIRFRLKENGIHTSWSDLRKELDGQNRTTAVMRSKNGETIHVRKSTKAESRQLKIYDALGVPHSPGKVVKYEV; encoded by the coding sequence TTGACAATCGGTGTTTTTTCTGTAATTCAAGATGGCATGTATATCCGACGAACAACAATTAAGAGCAAAAAAGATGGCGAAACATATTTCACTCATCGCCTTGTTGAATCAGTTAGAGTTGGAAATAAGGTGAAGCAGCGCACTATTATAAATCTCGGTAAAAATTTTCCTTTTCCACGAGAACAATGGCCAGATATTGCTTGTCGTGTTGAGGGAATTATTAATGGTCAATCAAGTTTGTTTAAATTGCCGGAAAAAATTGAGCAAGCCGCACAGCATTATGCTGCACAAATCATACAAACCCGGTCGAGTCAAAACAACAATACAGACAAAAACGATAGTATAGATGCCCCCGATTACCGTTTGATTGATATCGATAGTCTTGAACTTATAAGACCGCGTAGCGTTAGTATTGAACATGTATCACATGAAACATTTCTCAAATTACAATTGGATAAAATATTTGAAGGTCTTGGATATAATAATCATCAAATAGCAGCTGCAATCGGAAGTATAGTTGGTCGAATGGCGGTTCCCGGCAGTGAGTTATCAACGCATTACTGGCTGCAAAATCGAAGCGGTTTAGGCGAATTAATCGGCTATGACTATGAAAGTATGTCGCTAAAACGAATCTATGAAATATCTGACCGTATTTACAAAGACAAAGAAGCGATTGAAAGGCATTTATACAACCGAGAACGTTTTTTGTTTGGTTTTGAAGAAATAATTACACTTTATGATTTGACAAACACATTTTTTGAGGGAAGCTGTAAGTATAATGAACTTGGCAAGCATGGAAAATCAAAAGAAAAACGCTCAGACTGTCCCTTGGTAACTTTGGCTTTAGTTTTGGACAGTAGCGGCTTTCCAAGAAGAAGTAAAATATTTTCCGGAAACGTTAGTGAGCCATCAACACTGGAAGAAATGATTTCAAGCTTGAATAAACCATCAGAAAGTTCATTAGAAGACGATAAGCAGATGAGTGTTTTTGATAAAAAGAAACCAGTTGTCGTAATGGATGCCGGGATAGCAACAAACGATAATGTACAATGGTTGCAGGCGAATCATTACCGATACCTTGTTGTCAGCAGGAAAAGATATAGAGAATTTGATCATGATAAAGCTGTTGAAGTAAAAAGAGATAAGGATTACATTGTTAAAGCGTACAAAAAATATGTCAAGGAAACAGAAGAGACTGAAATTTATTGTCATTCAAGTGAGCGAGAAAAAAAGGATCAGAGCATTCAAAATCGATTTTCAGAAAGATTTGAAGCAGACTTAAAATCATTGAACGATGGTTTAAATCAAAAAGGTCGGCTAAAGATTTATGAGAAGGTTGTTGAAAAAGTAGGACGGCTGAAACAAAAATATACCAAAGCTGCTAAAAATTATGAGATTACCATCCATAAAGATAAAGGATCAAAGAAGGCGACAAAGATTACCTGGAAGATAAAAAAAAATTCTGACTCTTCAGATTCAAATCCAGGCGTTTATTGTTTGAGAACAAACTTGAACGATCTGGATGAAACTATTCTTTGGCGTACATATACGATGTTGACTGATCTTGAAGCTGTATTTCGAAGTTTAAAATCGGAGTTGGGTTTACGGCCGGTGTTTCATCAAATAACGAGGAGAGTAAAAGGACATCTCTTTATCACATTATTAGCTTATCACCACGTTCATACAATCAGGTTTAGACTTAAAGAAAATGGGATTCATACAAGTTGGTCCGATTTGAGAAAAGAATTAGACGGCCAAAATCGAACAACAGCAGTAATGAGAAGTAAAAATGGCGAGACAATACATGTTAGAAAAAGCACAAAAGCAGAGTCTCGTCAACTAAAAATTTATGATGCACTGGGTGTGCCTCATAGTCCAGGAAAAGTGGTAAAATATGAGGTATAA
- a CDS encoding winged helix-turn-helix domain-containing protein, whose product MTNQNLPQHFRFISPIIQVLRSLGGSGRSSEVTDLVIERLNISEDELEDLLQSGQSRIKNQIHWARMVLVKIGFIDSSQRGVWSLTEKGFNTDLSKDDLLSLYHNRRQWMGIGDRKQKKEVELTAQEITDDVENDNLQESIDYKADMVEHLSREKPIHTQKTWANNFHRAFG is encoded by the coding sequence ATGACAAACCAAAATCTCCCCCAACACTTTCGTTTTATCAGTCCTATAATTCAAGTCCTAAGGTCACTTGGAGGGTCTGGACGATCATCAGAAGTTACAGATTTGGTAATTGAAAGATTAAACATATCTGAGGATGAACTCGAAGACCTCCTTCAAAGCGGCCAATCGAGAATAAAAAACCAAATTCATTGGGCAAGAATGGTTCTCGTAAAAATTGGGTTTATCGATTCTTCACAAAGAGGTGTTTGGAGCCTAACTGAAAAAGGCTTTAACACGGATTTATCGAAAGATGATTTGCTTAGTCTTTACCACAATCGTAGGCAATGGATGGGCATAGGTGACCGCAAACAAAAAAAGGAAGTAGAATTAACTGCCCAAGAAATAACTGATGATGTTGAAAATGATAACTTACAGGAATCAATTGATTATAAAGCTGATATGGTTGAACACTTGTCAAGAGAAAAACCTATCCATACCCAAAAAACTTGGGCCAATAATTTTCATCGAGCGTTTGGATAG
- a CDS encoding HigA family addiction module antitoxin encodes MRRMKRQPTHPGYILKLDYLEPLAISVTEMASNLNVSRKTLSKILNQKGAVTPDMALRLSRAFNTTPELWLNLQKQYDLWQAEHSSNDWKRVRPLPDKLLHSNL; translated from the coding sequence ATGAGACGAATGAAACGACAACCAACACATCCTGGATACATCCTTAAATTAGACTATCTTGAGCCCTTGGCAATTTCCGTAACAGAAATGGCTTCAAATTTAAATGTATCCAGAAAAACCTTATCAAAAATTTTAAACCAAAAGGGGGCTGTAACGCCTGATATGGCCTTACGGCTTTCAAGAGCTTTTAATACGACACCTGAATTGTGGCTGAATTTGCAAAAGCAGTATGATCTTTGGCAAGCAGAACATTCCTCGAACGACTGGAAGCGTGTCCGTCCACTACCTGACAAACTGCTTCATTCTAACCTATAA
- a CDS encoding DUF5063 domain-containing protein → MNDKIQNFAIVAEKYCQWAESLTPHDEINLNDLLTLLSELLKNVLLIPDVDPSDSDEDINRISHEEWMKIHKWFTPIQFQYDREIFDPHDFKEDEPVTGDLHDDLADIYCDLKPALLLYKNDKTEDAAFEWKSTFGYHWGEHLFSAMRAIYMFER, encoded by the coding sequence ATGAACGATAAAATACAAAATTTTGCAATTGTGGCTGAAAAATATTGTCAATGGGCGGAGTCGCTAACACCCCATGATGAAATTAATTTGAATGATTTGCTTACTCTGTTATCGGAATTGCTTAAGAATGTGCTTTTGATACCTGATGTTGACCCAAGCGATTCTGACGAAGATATTAATAGAATTTCACATGAAGAATGGATGAAAATACATAAATGGTTCACTCCAATACAATTTCAATATGATAGAGAGATCTTTGACCCACATGATTTCAAAGAGGACGAACCAGTAACAGGCGATTTGCATGATGATTTGGCAGATATCTATTGTGATTTGAAACCGGCTCTCTTGCTATATAAAAATGATAAAACTGAAGACGCTGCGTTTGAGTGGAAATCTACATTTGGATACCATTGGGGCGAACACTTATTCTCGGCAATGAGAGCAATATATATGTTTGAAAGATAA
- a CDS encoding type II toxin-antitoxin system RelE/ParE family toxin, with the protein MIKSFKHKGLEDFFYDGSKKGIRPEHADKIARILDRLNGANDIIDMNYPGSYLHKLTGNLKGQYSVRVSGNWRIFFKFIDGDAYVINYDDYH; encoded by the coding sequence ATGATTAAATCGTTCAAACATAAAGGACTCGAGGATTTCTTTTATGATGGTAGCAAAAAAGGAATCCGCCCTGAACATGCTGATAAGATAGCAAGAATTTTAGATCGATTGAATGGCGCCAATGATATTATAGACATGAATTATCCTGGGTCATATTTACATAAACTAACGGGAAACCTGAAAGGCCAATATTCGGTAAGAGTGTCTGGGAATTGGCGTATCTTTTTTAAATTCATTGATGGTGATGCATATGTCATTAATTACGACGATTATCACTAA
- a CDS encoding IS110 family transposase, giving the protein MNKIVKYVGLDVHKDSITIAIADEGRDGNVRVYGKISNDLGQIDNVMRKLISQNAELHCVYEAGPCGYPIYRHLTSKGIDCVVVAPALIPKKTGDRVKNDRRDATHLATLHRSGELTPVYVPDQADEALRDLVRARKDIQISLRKVKQQINAFLLRQGISYPGKSKWGKAHLNWLAELKMQHPAQHIALTEYLDAMEDHEARVKRIEKAIEQCCQTSRLLPVIEALQALRGISLLSAVTVVAELGDLSRFDTPAQLMAYLGLIPSEHSSGGTIKKGPITKTGNTHARRTLIESAQAYRMPARKSKAIRKRQEGLPDDVLDIAWNAQLRLCHRYRRLIAKGKNHNVVITAIARELAGFIWAIARAVPIVAAER; this is encoded by the coding sequence ATGAACAAGATAGTAAAGTATGTTGGTTTAGATGTCCACAAAGATTCGATTACCATTGCTATCGCCGATGAAGGACGTGACGGAAACGTTCGAGTGTATGGAAAAATCAGCAACGACCTGGGGCAGATTGATAACGTCATGCGAAAACTGATTTCACAAAACGCCGAATTGCATTGTGTTTACGAAGCAGGTCCGTGCGGATATCCGATCTATAGGCATTTAACAAGCAAGGGGATCGATTGCGTTGTCGTTGCTCCAGCGTTGATCCCCAAAAAAACAGGTGATCGGGTTAAGAATGATCGCCGTGATGCAACCCACCTGGCGACGCTCCACCGTTCCGGAGAACTGACGCCGGTGTATGTCCCCGATCAGGCCGATGAAGCGCTTCGTGACCTGGTACGTGCACGAAAAGACATCCAAATATCGCTCCGCAAAGTCAAACAACAGATCAATGCCTTTTTATTGCGACAAGGAATCAGTTATCCAGGTAAAAGCAAATGGGGTAAAGCTCATTTAAATTGGCTGGCGGAGCTGAAAATGCAGCATCCTGCCCAGCATATTGCCCTTACCGAATACCTGGACGCCATGGAAGACCATGAGGCCCGCGTTAAGCGCATCGAAAAAGCGATTGAGCAATGTTGCCAAACCAGTCGACTGCTTCCGGTTATCGAGGCTCTGCAAGCGCTCAGGGGGATTTCTTTGCTCAGCGCGGTGACCGTCGTCGCTGAACTGGGGGATCTGAGCCGTTTCGATACGCCGGCACAGCTGATGGCCTATTTGGGTCTGATCCCATCGGAGCATTCAAGCGGTGGCACCATCAAAAAAGGCCCCATTACCAAAACCGGCAATACCCATGCCCGCAGGACGTTGATCGAATCGGCTCAGGCCTATCGTATGCCGGCCCGGAAAAGTAAGGCGATCCGTAAACGCCAGGAAGGCTTGCCGGACGATGTTTTGGATATTGCCTGGAATGCACAGCTACGACTATGCCACCGCTACCGCAGGTTGATTGCAAAGGGCAAAAACCATAACGTGGTCATCACCGCGATTGCACGCGAGTTGGCCGGTTTCATCTGGGCCATTGCCCGGGCTGTTCCAATCGTGGCCGCTGAAAGATGA
- a CDS encoding tetratricopeptide repeat protein: MEKIRKKRLSEIIDAWSELKSAYGIEIARRYLSEFPNDGVAMVYLGMMYAEIHRYNESTSILKKAIRNLPNSGYEIAKAYSALGYLYQEKGNFRTAERWYRKALNEEPKNPFHHQHVGEILNIQGDFDSAEKYFRSVTDMPTSRLNDQAYLELGRVLKSKEMYSEALDCFKKALTYGADQECIDEEIFDVKEAIRIITS; the protein is encoded by the coding sequence ATGGAAAAAATACGCAAAAAAAGATTGTCTGAAATAATAGATGCTTGGTCTGAGTTAAAGAGTGCATATGGTATTGAGATAGCGAGAAGATATCTCTCAGAATTTCCGAATGACGGCGTCGCAATGGTTTATCTTGGAATGATGTATGCAGAAATTCATCGCTACAATGAATCCACATCAATATTAAAAAAGGCAATTCGTAACTTACCAAACAGTGGATATGAAATTGCCAAAGCTTACAGTGCTCTTGGATATCTATATCAGGAGAAAGGAAATTTTCGTACAGCGGAACGTTGGTATCGAAAGGCACTAAATGAAGAACCTAAAAATCCATTTCACCATCAACATGTTGGCGAAATATTAAACATTCAGGGTGACTTTGATAGTGCAGAGAAATATTTTCGATCTGTAACTGATATGCCAACAAGTAGATTGAATGACCAAGCATATTTAGAATTAGGTAGAGTCTTAAAATCGAAGGAAATGTATAGTGAAGCGCTCGATTGTTTCAAAAAAGCATTAACATACGGCGCGGATCAGGAATGTATTGACGAAGAAATATTTGACGTTAAAGAGGCAATCAGAATTATAACCAGCTAA
- a CDS encoding transposase, which produces MKAGIVQQIFNDHFEEYRKGRILDGRQWRAAWDIMTCQTPEKGFHVDECPNGDYRVILPNSCKNRSCPQCGSTETQLWLERRRSQALDCPYFHGVITISHDLHPIWAVNRRLFTGLMMQSAWHSLREMLADLRWLGGLPGVIAVFQSWDDHLNKHCHLHLIITAGGLNDDGRWVSAKKDMLVYTPALASKFRGKFLDYLKEGFNPLTKTGRRKPSDQVLTPPPGKSVQQCLNLLNKLGRVSWHAEIKPAYEHANGVFKYVGRYIRRGPISEKRIVGYDGDTVTIAYAHPEKHDQLTFKLDAQTFIRRLLDHVPEKGTHLVRSYGLFHPTQLEKLNLARACLGQKAYIPGIERPTTIELLRQMFPDLSETRCPHCGEILRTVFVYRGGHTEPWRLAA; this is translated from the coding sequence ATGAAAGCCGGGATTGTTCAGCAGATATTCAACGATCATTTCGAGGAATACCGGAAAGGCCGCATTTTAGATGGCCGGCAGTGGCGGGCGGCCTGGGACATCATGACCTGCCAAACTCCTGAAAAGGGGTTTCATGTCGATGAATGCCCGAACGGCGACTATCGGGTGATCCTGCCCAATTCGTGCAAGAACCGGTCTTGTCCCCAGTGCGGCTCGACCGAGACCCAATTGTGGCTTGAGCGCAGACGGTCCCAGGCGCTTGATTGCCCCTACTTTCATGGTGTGATTACCATCAGCCATGACCTCCACCCCATCTGGGCGGTAAATCGCCGGTTGTTCACCGGCCTTATGATGCAAAGCGCATGGCATTCATTACGTGAGATGCTTGCTGACTTGCGATGGTTGGGCGGGCTTCCCGGCGTCATCGCCGTATTCCAAAGCTGGGACGATCACCTTAACAAGCATTGTCACCTGCATCTGATCATCACCGCCGGGGGATTGAACGATGATGGTCGGTGGGTAAGCGCGAAGAAAGACATGTTGGTGTATACGCCGGCGTTGGCATCCAAGTTCAGGGGCAAGTTTCTCGATTATCTTAAAGAAGGCTTCAACCCTTTGACCAAAACGGGTCGACGGAAGCCGTCGGATCAAGTGCTGACCCCTCCACCGGGCAAGAGCGTTCAGCAATGCTTGAACCTGCTCAACAAGCTGGGACGGGTTAGCTGGCACGCTGAAATCAAGCCGGCTTACGAACATGCCAACGGCGTTTTCAAATACGTCGGGCGGTACATCCGCCGGGGGCCGATCTCTGAAAAGCGGATTGTGGGTTATGATGGGGATACGGTAACCATCGCCTATGCGCATCCGGAAAAGCATGATCAACTGACATTTAAGTTGGATGCACAGACGTTTATCCGTCGTCTGTTGGATCATGTTCCGGAGAAAGGAACGCATCTGGTCAGATCCTACGGTCTTTTCCATCCAACCCAGTTGGAAAAACTGAATCTGGCACGAGCGTGTCTGGGCCAAAAGGCGTATATCCCCGGAATTGAGCGACCGACGACCATTGAGTTGCTGCGCCAAATGTTCCCGGATCTTTCTGAAACCCGTTGTCCGCATTGCGGGGAGATCCTTCGAACCGTTTTTGTCTACCGCGGCGGCCATACCGAGCCCTGGAGACTGGCCGCATGA
- the tnpC gene encoding IS66 family transposase: protein MKPDRPISDADWQATAEPVRQYIVSLEDELRAIKTQNDKLEKNNEKLEKQKRQNSTNSSKPPSSDPPYNKPKREKPKGERKPGGQKGHPGHGQMLLTPNNTQNVMPECCGCGLHSSDWDNLRPFHTHQHIELPEIEMDITHFVLHQGQCPGCGKIVKAQVPEAFSTGYGPRFCAFIAELSGIKAMSRRNVQQLVHSVFDIKIATGTIQKVIDRASEAIASTYERIGQVARSSECNFIDETSWFKKHNLQWLWVMVNTMVAFFRIDPKRSKQAFLELIADWKGILISDGYRLYCKWVHGRQTCLAHLIRKAKALIESRKLNERRGGKLILAHLNTLIEFSKNKPPPLKWERFYNSLLLILSLFEDDTDGAGRLARQIIREIDALWTFLEHDGVEPTNNRAERSLRFGVLWRKCSLGTQSDKGNRWVERILSVKETCRLRDKATFPFIVECLECYFAGISVDVSWI from the coding sequence ATGAAGCCCGATAGACCCATTTCAGATGCCGATTGGCAAGCTACTGCTGAACCGGTACGCCAGTACATCGTTTCTTTGGAAGATGAGCTGCGGGCGATTAAAACTCAAAACGACAAGCTGGAGAAAAACAACGAGAAGCTTGAAAAGCAAAAACGCCAAAACTCGACCAACTCCAGCAAACCGCCCTCATCCGATCCGCCCTATAACAAACCCAAACGCGAAAAGCCCAAAGGCGAACGCAAGCCGGGCGGACAAAAAGGACACCCGGGGCATGGGCAAATGCTGCTAACGCCCAACAATACTCAAAATGTGATGCCCGAGTGCTGCGGTTGCGGTCTCCATTCATCGGATTGGGATAATCTGCGACCCTTTCATACTCACCAACATATCGAATTGCCTGAAATCGAGATGGACATCACCCATTTTGTTCTGCACCAAGGTCAATGCCCTGGGTGCGGCAAGATTGTCAAAGCACAGGTTCCGGAGGCGTTTAGCACCGGCTACGGCCCGCGGTTTTGTGCGTTTATCGCCGAACTGAGTGGTATCAAGGCCATGAGTCGGAGAAATGTGCAGCAACTGGTCCACTCCGTGTTTGATATCAAAATCGCCACCGGCACGATCCAAAAGGTTATCGACCGCGCTTCCGAGGCCATTGCCTCCACCTATGAGCGTATCGGCCAGGTGGCCCGCAGCAGTGAGTGCAACTTCATCGATGAAACCAGTTGGTTTAAAAAGCACAATCTGCAATGGCTCTGGGTAATGGTCAATACGATGGTGGCCTTTTTCCGCATCGATCCGAAAAGATCCAAACAGGCCTTTCTCGAACTGATCGCCGACTGGAAAGGCATCTTGATCAGCGATGGTTATCGCCTTTATTGCAAATGGGTCCATGGCCGGCAAACCTGCCTGGCCCATTTGATCCGAAAGGCCAAGGCGTTAATCGAGAGTAGAAAACTCAACGAAAGGCGAGGCGGCAAGTTAATCTTGGCACATTTGAATACCCTGATCGAATTTTCAAAAAACAAACCGCCACCTTTAAAATGGGAGCGTTTTTATAACTCCTTGTTGCTCATCCTCAGCCTTTTTGAAGACGACACCGACGGTGCCGGTCGCCTGGCCAGGCAAATAATACGAGAAATTGACGCATTGTGGACCTTTCTCGAACATGATGGCGTCGAACCCACCAACAACCGTGCCGAACGCTCTCTGCGCTTTGGCGTGCTATGGCGCAAATGTAGTCTGGGAACGCAAAGCGACAAAGGCAACCGCTGGGTCGAACGAATCTTGTCTGTAAAAGAAACCTGCCGACTGAGAGATAAAGCCACATTTCCGTTTATAGTCGAATGCCTGGAATGTTACTTTGCAGGCATCTCTGTTGATGTGAGTTGGATCTAA